From a region of the Besnoitia besnoiti strain Bb-Ger1 chromosome I, whole genome shotgun sequence genome:
- a CDS encoding hypothetical protein (encoded by transcript BESB_006870): protein MRMLMSTLSLLTILATVTVCPALALAAPEPSVYVNDQGDRQVERGNLREIVNAQERLAVPASEKQSVGDLERTPKAAEEPSSQASSQTEPAETAGAAEVSAEEADKELPRADSEPGHTEERAAQSAQKRQAGRSRKRGYGGRIIQSEYYKTSSSYSRPSSFSTPLYTPTTYSKSDFGPSTTTYFPTMYSTSSSFYSPLSSKSEDISEFSYGPTYRPSVTYYSSPLTTYYSRPMEYAPYSKDADDFAKREYYNYYRPRATYYRPTTRYYSAEPLATTYSKDSDFDSYSFDADPTKGYRSRVSSRPTTWTTYDYEPSPSYSFAASKDSDIFGYTTTYYPGTYYSRSAYYTPLARPATYRTAYTRPAATYTYPTITRTTRLLRDRSVPLKVNSSQTATPTFEGPADPEAMSLPEKEEESTSSDTSPEKSPDSEVNTDDVSSELSTHAEGEEVTQRLSSPIEDAQSRAEVDSAPA from the coding sequence ATGAGGATGCTGATGTCGACCCTGAGTCTTCTGACCATTCTTGCAACTGTAACGGTTTGTCCTGCCCTTGCATTGGCTGCTCCAGAACCAAGTGTGTATGTGAACGACCAAGGTGACAGACAAGTTGAGCGAGGCAACCTCAGAGAAATCGTGAATGCACAGGAAAGGTTAGCGGTGCCAGCATCAGAAAAACAGTCGGTCGGGGACTTAGAACGGACTCCCAAAGCAGCGGAGGAGCCATCGTCACAAGCTAGTTCTCAGACAGAACCCGCCGAAACAGCTGGGGCGGCCGAAGTttctgcagaggaagcggacAAGGAATTGCCGAGGGCGGACTCGGAGCCAGGTCACACAGAGGAAAGGGCGGCGCAATCCGCCCAAAAACGACAGGCAGGGCGGTCACGGAAAAGAGGATACGGCGGCCGAATCATACAATCCGAGTATTACAAGACGTCTAGTTCCTATTCGAGGCCCAGTTCCTTTTCGACACCGCTGTACACTCCCACGACTTACTCAAAATCTGATTTTGGCCCTTCGACCACCACGTACTTTCCGACGATGTACTCCACGTCAAGCAGCTTTTATTCTCCCTTGTCAAGCAAAAGCGAAGACATCTCGGAATTCAGCTATGGTCCCACGTACCGTCCAAGTGTAACATACTACAGCAGTCCTCTGACTACTTACTACTCCCGACCAATGGAATACGCACCGTACTCGAAGGACGCCGACGACTTTGCCAAGAGAGAATACTACAACTACTACAGACCCCGAGCAACCTATTACAGGCCGACAACGCGGTACTACAGCGCAGAACCGCTGGCAACCACGTATTCCAAGGACTCAGACTTCGACAGTTATTCGTTTGATGCTGACCCCACCAAGGGATACCGCAGCCGCGTGTCAAGCCGCCCCACGACGTGGACTACCTACGACTACGAACCGTCACCCAGTTACTCCTTTGCGGCCTCCAAAGACTCAGATATTTTTGGGTATACGACGACCTACTATCCTGGTACATACTACAGTCGTTCGGCATATTATACGCCCCTTGCGAGGCCTGCGACCTACAGAACAGCGTACACTCGTCCCGCAGCAACATACACGTACCCGACGATCACGAGGACGACCAGGTTACTTCGAGACCGCTCGGTGCCACTGAAAGTGAACAGCAGCCAGACAGCCACTCCTACGTTTGAGGGCCCTGCTGATCCAGAAGCGATGAGCTTGccggagaaagaagaggaaagcacGTCGTCTGACACGTCACCGGAGAAATCGCCTGACAGCGAGGTGAATACAGACGACGTTTCGAGTGAATTATCCACTCATgcagaaggggaagaagtcACGCAAAGGCTAAGCTCCCCCATCGAGGACGCGCAGTCACGCGCTGAAGTGGACAGTGCACCAGCGTAG
- a CDS encoding rhomboid protease ROM6 (encoded by transcript BESB_006880) — protein sequence MPSSADLLQNDLYGHRQLLGAFLLANAAVFTAWRFAASSGSAFWESVLVRNFLLCRGNLSQRRFFTFFTSCLSHRSASHLVFNLFVINQLFRLLAFDMTDSDFVALFGLASLCGGAGHLLASTRPVLGASAFAYALLWTEATRHSREMFRILPIPFFPVTALQLVQAALCIETAMAFLSRPAMLARFPSSRFLRFAQGISWTGHLGGLAAGCLYSWYKRHSAGDRSWPGFVELNRKFGASDWAFTRQDLKASTTIFLLECKVLFASSDLERTVIIRQLDRLRMQKELRRQAVALGGIFL from the exons ATGCCGTCTTCTGCTG ATCTGCTGCAGAATGACCTGTACGGACACCGGCAGCTTCTCGGCGCGTTCCTACTCGCCAACGCGGCCGTCTTCACGGCGTGGCGTTTCGCTGCATCCTCCGGCAGCGCGTTTTGGGAAAGCGTCCTCGTCCGCAActtccttctctgccggGGAAACCTCTCCCAGCGCCGGTTTTTCACCTTCTTCACGTCGT gtctGAGCCaccgcagcgcgagccacTTGGTCTTTAATTTGTTTGTGATCAACCAGctctttcgccttctcgcgttCGACATGACAGACTCTGACTTCGTGGCGCTCTTTGGCTTGGCTTCGCTGTGTGGAGGGGCTGGACACCTGCTGGCGTCAACCCGGCCTGTcctgggcgcctccgcgttcgcctACGCGCTGCTCTGGACTGAGGCAACTCGACACTCGAGAGAAATGTTCCGCATCCTTCCAATTCCGT TTTTCCCGGTCACCGCCCTTCAGCTGGTGCAGGCGGCTCTGTGTATCGAAACCGCAATGGcgtttctctcgcgcccAGCGATGCTCGCACGCTTTCCCTCCTCGCGTTTTCTACGCTTCGCACAAGGCATCTCGTGGACAGGTCACCTCGGAGGCTTGGCTGCCGGCTGTCTCTACAGCTGGTACAAGCGCCACTCCGCGGGGGATCGGTCCTGGCCAGGGTTCGTGGAGCTCAATCGAAAGTTTGGAGCGTCGGACTG GGCCTTCACGCGTCAAG ATCTCAAGGCGTCAACAACCATTTTTCTCCTCGAGTGCAAAGTACTG TTTGCGTCGAGCGACTTGGAGCGGACTGTAATAATCCGGCAGCTGGaccgcctgcgcatgcagaaggaACTGCGAAGGCAAGCTGTGGCTCTCGGAGGCATTTTCCTCTGA